GGACCCGCTTATATCCATAATCGCATCGGGGCAAGTCCGGCCGGCGGGGCCATCCTTGCCAAAAATGGAAATAAACTCTTCGGAATCCTTGCCAAAACAGAAACAATCCGCAAGAATGATATAAAATAAGTGTGATTTCTTTAAATCGCGGCCGCCCCGAAACACGCTGCAAAATTTCAAAAAAACCAGCTTCTGGAAACCGTATAACAGCCTTTGGAGAACTGTCCAGATTCACGGGCCGACGAGCTTCCAGCCTAAAAATACAAGGATAACGACAATGACCGATATACAGACCAGAGCCCTGACTGCCACCGAGTGGATCAAAAACAACTGCCCGTCCGCACCCAAAACCGGCCTTGTGCTCGGCAGCGGCCTGGGGAAATGGATCAAGCCCGCGTGGATTCAAAAAAGCATCCCCTACGCGGACATCCCCGGCTTCCCGGTCTCCACCGTTGAAGGACACGCAGGGACGCTGCTTGTGGCCGAGATCAAGGGCACGCCGGTCTTCATCTTTTCCGGCCGCTTTCACCTCTATGAAGGCTATCGTCCGCAGGAAGTGACTCTGCCCATTATCTGCCTGGCCCTGCTCGGGGCCTGCAACCTGATTCTGACCAATGCCGCCGGGGCACTCAATCCCCTCTTTGCCACCGGCGGGCTCATGCTGCTGACCGACCACATCAACATGACCGGGCACAACCCGCTGACCGGCCCCAATATCGACGCCTGGGGACCGCGCTTCCCCGATATGTCCCAGGTGTATTGCCCCACGTTGCGGGAGCAGGCCATGCAGGCCGGGCTGGCCTGCGGACAGCGCCTGGAGCAGGGCGTGTACGTGGCGGTAGCCGGCCCGAGCCTTGAAACTCCGGCCGAGACTCGCATGTATCGCATCATGGGC
This DNA window, taken from Desulfomicrobium sp. ZS1, encodes the following:
- a CDS encoding purine-nucleoside phosphorylase; amino-acid sequence: MTDIQTRALTATEWIKNNCPSAPKTGLVLGSGLGKWIKPAWIQKSIPYADIPGFPVSTVEGHAGTLLVAEIKGTPVFIFSGRFHLYEGYRPQEVTLPIICLALLGACNLILTNAAGALNPLFATGGLMLLTDHINMTGHNPLTGPNIDAWGPRFPDMSQVYCPTLREQAMQAGLACGQRLEQGVYVAVAGPSLETPAETRMYRIMGADAIGMSTVPEAITAHHMGLKVLGISCLTNKNLPDCMAETSHAEILSQANASADALGSLLSALIPNLGGRHG